In one window of Candidatus Poribacteria bacterium DNA:
- a CDS encoding iron-sulfur cluster assembly accessory protein, whose amino-acid sequence MINVTESAAEKAIALINNNDTESDLGLRMQVVGGGCSGFQYNLEFGTAKDTDKVFEFHGLKVFIDPRSTLYLAGSVLDYNDGLMDSGFKITNPNAQNTCGCGESFSV is encoded by the coding sequence TCTGCCGCAGAAAAAGCCATCGCACTTATTAATAACAATGATACCGAATCCGACCTCGGTTTACGCATGCAAGTCGTCGGTGGTGGTTGCTCTGGTTTCCAATACAACCTTGAATTCGGCACAGCAAAAGACACCGACAAGGTGTTTGAATTTCACGGCTTGAAGGTCTTTATCGACCCCAGGAGCACGCTCTATCTCGCCGGGTCGGTGCTTGACTATAACGACGGTTTGATGGATTCAGGGTTCAAGATTACGAACCCGAACGCACAGAATACGTGCGGTTGCGGTGAGTCATTTAGCGTTTAA